A genomic region of Raphanus sativus cultivar WK10039 chromosome 6, ASM80110v3, whole genome shotgun sequence contains the following coding sequences:
- the LOC108813799 gene encoding protein PHR1-LIKE 2 isoform X2: MYSAIRSLPLDGGEYHGPLDGTNLPGDACLVLTTDPKPRLRWTAELHERFVDAVTQLGGPDKATPKTIMRTMGVKGLTLYHLKSHLQKFRLGRQACKESTENSKDASCVGESQDTGSSSSSSLRMAKQEQNDGYQVTEALRAQMEVQRRLHEQLEVQRRLQLRIEAQGKYLQSILEKACKAFDDQAAALTGLEAAREELSELAIKVSNTSSQGTGALPFFDATKMMMMPSLSELAVAVDHKNNIATNCSVESSLTSNTNGSSAASMKKRHRGDDVGLGYEAGWVLPSSTIG; encoded by the exons ATGTACTCGGCGATTCGGTCGCTTCCTCTCGACGGCGGTGAGTACCATGGACCCCTTGACGGTACTAATCTTCCCGGCGACGCCTGTTTGGTCTTAACCACTGACCCCAAACCTCGTCTCCGGTGGACAGCGGAGCTCCATGAGAGGTTCGTTGACGCCGTCACGCAGCTCGGCGGTCCCGACA AAGCCACACCAAAAACTATCATGAGAACAATGGGAGTGAAAGGCCTCACCCTCTACCACCTCAAATCACATCTCCAG AAATTCCGGCTAGGGAGGCAAGCTTGCAAAGAATCAACTGAAAACTCCAAGGATG CTTCTTGTGTTGGGGAGAGTCAGGACACAGGTTCATCTTCATCGTCATCACTTAGAATGGCAAAGCAGGAGCAGAACGA TGGTTACCAAGTCACTGAAGCTCTACGCGCTCAAATGGAAGTCCAAAGAAGACTACACGAGCAATTGGAG GTACAACGGAGACTCCAGCTGAGGATAGAGGCACAAGGGAAGTACCTACAATCGATTCTTGAGAAAGCTTGCAAGGCCTTTGACGACCAAGCTGCTGCTTTAACCGGCCTGGAGGCAGCTAGGGAAGAGCTATCAGAGCTAGCCATCAAAGTCTCCAACACCAGCTCTCAAGGTACAGGAGCACTCCCGTTCTTCGATGCaacaaagatgatgatgatgccaTCTTTGTCTGAGCTTGCAGTAGCAGTAGACCACAAAAACAACATCGCAACCAACTGCTCAGTTGAAAGCTCTCTGACTTCTAACACCAATGGTAGCTCGGCGGCATCCATGAAGAAGCGGCACCGTGGAGACGATGTAGGCCTAGGGTATGAGGCAGGGTGGGTTTTGCCTAGTAGTACCATTGGATAA
- the LOC108813799 gene encoding protein PHR1-LIKE 2 isoform X1 has protein sequence MYSAIRSLPLDGGEYHGPLDGTNLPGDACLVLTTDPKPRLRWTAELHERFVDAVTQLGGPDKATPKTIMRTMGVKGLTLYHLKSHLQKFRLGRQACKESTENSKDASCVGESQDTGSSSSSSLRMAKQEQNDSGYQVTEALRAQMEVQRRLHEQLEVQRRLQLRIEAQGKYLQSILEKACKAFDDQAAALTGLEAAREELSELAIKVSNTSSQGTGALPFFDATKMMMMPSLSELAVAVDHKNNIATNCSVESSLTSNTNGSSAASMKKRHRGDDVGLGYEAGWVLPSSTIG, from the exons ATGTACTCGGCGATTCGGTCGCTTCCTCTCGACGGCGGTGAGTACCATGGACCCCTTGACGGTACTAATCTTCCCGGCGACGCCTGTTTGGTCTTAACCACTGACCCCAAACCTCGTCTCCGGTGGACAGCGGAGCTCCATGAGAGGTTCGTTGACGCCGTCACGCAGCTCGGCGGTCCCGACA AAGCCACACCAAAAACTATCATGAGAACAATGGGAGTGAAAGGCCTCACCCTCTACCACCTCAAATCACATCTCCAG AAATTCCGGCTAGGGAGGCAAGCTTGCAAAGAATCAACTGAAAACTCCAAGGATG CTTCTTGTGTTGGGGAGAGTCAGGACACAGGTTCATCTTCATCGTCATCACTTAGAATGGCAAAGCAGGAGCAGAACGA CAGTGGTTACCAAGTCACTGAAGCTCTACGCGCTCAAATGGAAGTCCAAAGAAGACTACACGAGCAATTGGAG GTACAACGGAGACTCCAGCTGAGGATAGAGGCACAAGGGAAGTACCTACAATCGATTCTTGAGAAAGCTTGCAAGGCCTTTGACGACCAAGCTGCTGCTTTAACCGGCCTGGAGGCAGCTAGGGAAGAGCTATCAGAGCTAGCCATCAAAGTCTCCAACACCAGCTCTCAAGGTACAGGAGCACTCCCGTTCTTCGATGCaacaaagatgatgatgatgccaTCTTTGTCTGAGCTTGCAGTAGCAGTAGACCACAAAAACAACATCGCAACCAACTGCTCAGTTGAAAGCTCTCTGACTTCTAACACCAATGGTAGCTCGGCGGCATCCATGAAGAAGCGGCACCGTGGAGACGATGTAGGCCTAGGGTATGAGGCAGGGTGGGTTTTGCCTAGTAGTACCATTGGATAA